TGAATCTTGGAATGGACAGATTGCTGGGAATCCAATTTTCATTTTTATGAACAAACTGAAGAATTTGaagataatttcaaaaaaaatggaATTGGGAGATTTTTGGGAATGTATATACCAAACTGAAAGAAGCAGAAGATAAGGTAACTAACATTCTATCTgatgttgatccaacaaatgtGGAATTATTAAATAACTATGTTACAGCTAGAGGTATCAGAGATATGGCAGCTCAAAATTATCACACTATGTTGAGTCAAAAGGCAAGAGTGAATTGGATCAAATTTGGTGATGCAAATACTGAATTCTTCCATACTCAGGTTGAACTCGGACAGGCaaagaataatattgcagaacttgAAGATACTTATGGAGCCATTGTGACAAATAAGCAGTCTATTGAAAATATACTTCTCAACCATTTCAAGGAGAAATTTGCAACACAACCAGTAAATATATCTGAAATTTTTTTATCAGCAATTCCTGATATTGTCAACTCAGGAGATAATAAAATACTAGAGAAGATTCCTTCTCAAGAAGAAATTAAAGAGGCAGTTTTTTGTCTTAATCAAGATGGTGCTCCTGGACCAGATAGTTACACTGGTATTTTCTACAGAGAGGCTTGGAATATTATAAAAGAAGATCTGACATTTACTATACAATTTTGTTGGAGCAATCAATTAATTCATTCTGGTCTAAATTCAAATTTTCTTATCCTTATGCCAAATATTCCAGGTGCAAAAAAAGCTTCACAGTTCAGACCTATTGGTCTAAGTAACTTTTGTTTCAAGATATTTACAAAGATTCTAACTATAAGAATGAGAAACTTACTACAAAAGATTATTTCTCCACAACAATGTTCCTTCATCAAAGGAAGAACTATCCATGAACAAGTCTTGTTAACCTCAAAACTTGTTAATGAAATGAATACTAATAGAAGAGGTGGAAATGTGGCCTTAAAGTTGGATATATCTCAAGCTTATAACACTGTGAGCTGGGATTACTTAATAGCAGTGCTAAAGAAATATGGTTTTTCAGAGAGAATTACAAATTGGATTTTGGTGCttctaaaaacaacaaaattttCTATTATGGTGAATGGGAGTCCTGTTGGGTACTTTGGTGTTGGAAGAGGAGTGAAATAGGAAGACCTCTATCTCTAATTCTTTATGTTTTGGCTGCTGATGCATTAAGCAGAAAGTTGACTCAACTAATTCAGGAGAGGAAAATTCAACCTATGGTCATCAGAAAAGGTATCTTCCCTTCACATTTATTCTTTGTTGATGATATTTTTATCTTCTGCAACGGATGTAAGCAAACTCTGGTGAACCTAAAACACTTACTCATTGAATACCAAAATGCTTCTGGACAACTTGTTAGTGCTGCTAAGAGCAAAATCTTTGTTGATGGAACTTCTGGCACAAGAAAAACTCAGATTGCAAAATGTATGAACATGAAATTGTCTGATTTTCCTGATAAATATTTGGGTGTATTACTGGTTAAAGGAAAAGTCAAAACTGAACATCTTTGGTCCTTTGTTGAAATGTTGCAAAAGAGGCTGGCTACTTGGACATGCAAACTCTTAAATTTTCAAGCGAGTTTAACTCTTATAAAATTTGTACTCAGCCGTATACCTCTGTATAATATGTCTATATATAGATGGCCTAGAAAAATgattgaggcttgtgaaagaatTTTAAGGAATTTTCTATGGAGTGGAAATGCTGAAGAACAGAAATACATCATTATAGCTTGGGACAAAGTATGTGTTCCATTGGAGGAAGGAGGGCTAGGaattagaagatttgaagatattaACAAAGCATTATTGATGAAATTACTGTGGAAAATTCTTAACTCAAATGAAGAATGGGAAAAATTCTTCTTAGCCAAGTATAACGATAAAAATGGTCTGTGGATTTCATATTATAAGCAATCATCAGTATGGATAGGTATAAAATGGATTATTCCGGAGTTTGAAGAAAACACAAGATGACTAGTTGGGAATGGTGAAGATATTTCTGTTTGGTATGATTCATGGATTTATGTTACAAGCATTATTAAAAACTTCCCTGAAAATGTATATATACAACAAAACAGTACCATGAAGGTTAAACAACTTATTATGGATGATACATGGAATATACCAGAAGAGATGCTTAATTTTATTTCCACTGAAGATCTCCCTGTTATTACTTCTTCAAAAGACAAACTGGTTTGGACTGCTACTCAAGATGGTAAATTCT
This portion of the Papaver somniferum cultivar HN1 chromosome 11, ASM357369v1, whole genome shotgun sequence genome encodes:
- the LOC113324385 gene encoding uncharacterized protein LOC113324385, which gives rise to MCDHRKANLWLFWNCSLSPPSVILFTRQCITIEIGGGLVTGIHADVITVNRRELWSDLLTISNLNKSWLVLGDFNTKKGGRSPLTSALNDFNEWIDQCGLLQAPKSRGISDHNCLIGTAADFLKPNNAPFRFQKMWLSHPDFMSIVTESWNGQIAGNPIFIFMNKLKNLKIISKKMELGDFWESRGIRDMAAQNYHTMLSQKARVNWIKFGDANTEFFHTQVELGQAKNNIAELEDTYGAIVTNKQSIENILLNHFKEKFATQPVNISEIFLSAIPDIVNSGDNKILEKIPSQEEIKEAVFCLNQDGAPGPDSYTGAKKASQFRPIGLSNFCFKIFTKILTIRMRNLLQKIISPQQCSFIKGRTIHEQVLLTSKLVNEMNTNRRGGNVALKLDISQAYNTVSWDYLIAVLKKYGFSERITNWILVLLKTTKFSIMVNGSPVGKLTQLIQERKIQPMVIRKGIFPSHLFFVDDIFIFCNGCKQTLVNLKHLLIEYQNASGQLVSAAKSKIFVDGTSGTRKTQIAKCMNMKLSDFPDKYLGVLLVKGKVKTEHLWSFVEMLQKRLATWTCKLLNFQASLTLIKFVLSRIPLYNMSIYRWPRKMIEACERILRNFLWSGNAEEQKYIIIAWDKVCVPLEEGGLGIRRFEDINKALLMKLLWKILNSNEEWEKFFLAKYNDKNGLWISYYKQSSVWIGIKWIIPEFEENTR